A section of the Desulfotignum phosphitoxidans DSM 13687 genome encodes:
- the dprA gene encoding DNA-processing protein DprA, whose amino-acid sequence MISDADKYLPWFILREVPGVGHQMYVRLLRAFGGPEQVLSADSDTLVNIPGIHHKTIAGIRHLKPWMAAAKKELQKTLDQGFSILTIHDERFPVFLKNIPDPPALLTCSGVWEPDIPCIAIVGSRAASSYGISTARRLAFKLAEKGFCIVSGMARGIDTAAHEGALDSTGKTIAVLGSGLNNIYPRENKALFHKIQERGAVFSEFKLDTNPFPYHFPVRNRIIAGLSCGTIVVEAARKSGSLITARLAAEYNREVFAVPGSIASQKSQGTHFLLKQGAKLVENETDVMEELSHLVHVEPASKLPRKNASEKPDASLELDGDKKHILQILDAYPQHIDQIIEISRMPSDAVSAILLELELMGQITHHPGNYFSLS is encoded by the coding sequence ATGATTTCGGATGCTGACAAATACCTGCCCTGGTTTATTCTAAGAGAAGTTCCCGGTGTGGGACACCAGATGTATGTTCGCCTGCTCCGGGCCTTTGGCGGCCCGGAGCAGGTTCTTTCAGCCGATTCTGACACTCTGGTAAATATTCCCGGTATTCATCATAAAACCATTGCCGGAATCAGACATCTCAAACCCTGGATGGCGGCTGCCAAAAAAGAGCTGCAAAAAACCCTGGATCAGGGGTTTTCCATTCTGACGATCCATGATGAACGATTCCCTGTATTTCTGAAAAACATTCCTGATCCACCGGCATTGCTGACCTGTTCAGGTGTCTGGGAACCGGATATTCCCTGTATTGCCATCGTGGGGTCCCGGGCTGCGTCCAGCTACGGCATCTCCACAGCCAGACGTCTGGCATTTAAACTGGCGGAAAAAGGATTCTGCATTGTCAGCGGCATGGCCAGGGGCATTGATACGGCCGCCCATGAAGGCGCCCTGGACAGCACCGGGAAAACCATTGCCGTGCTGGGGTCCGGCCTGAACAATATTTATCCCCGGGAAAACAAGGCGTTGTTTCATAAAATTCAGGAACGCGGTGCCGTGTTCTCGGAATTTAAACTTGACACAAACCCGTTTCCGTATCATTTTCCTGTCAGAAACCGGATCATAGCCGGTCTGTCCTGCGGAACCATTGTGGTGGAAGCCGCCAGAAAAAGCGGTTCATTGATTACTGCCAGGCTGGCGGCGGAGTATAACCGGGAAGTGTTTGCAGTCCCGGGAAGCATTGCGTCACAAAAAAGCCAGGGAACCCATTTTTTATTGAAACAGGGAGCCAAACTGGTGGAAAATGAAACTGATGTGATGGAGGAATTATCTCATCTGGTTCATGTGGAACCGGCATCAAAATTACCCCGTAAAAACGCTTCTGAAAAACCGGATGCGTCCCTGGAACTGGATGGTGACAAAAAACATATTTTACAGATTCTGGATGCCTATCCCCAGCATATTGACCAGATTATTGAAATCAGCCGGATGCCCAGTGATGCGGTATCTGCCATTTTACTGGAACTTGAATTGATGGGACAGATCACGCATCATCCCGGCAATTATTTTTCGTTATCATAA
- the secF gene encoding protein translocase subunit SecF has protein sequence MQLIKSDINIDFLGKRKIAMVFSGLLILASIIGLVIHKGPNYGIDFAGGALVQVKFNQDVSIGQVRDSLAGLNLKDLSVQDFGEGDTHEFLIRTANTGSEGTGLAQAVSAAIEKGTGIAPEIRRMEMVGPQVGDDLKKQALLAIFYSLLFITIYISGRFELKWILSGVTAGAMMAAVYFLSVFNVSMPILITGALVVSLALFWRLRLKYAMGAMIALIHDVFITVGIFCIFDMDFSLPIIAALLTIIGYSLNDTIIVFDRIRENIKGESDKTGLPALFNQSINQTLSRTLLTSVTTLIVLLALFFLGGEIIHNFAFAMIVGVVIGTYSSIFVATPIVLFASLKRING, from the coding sequence ATGCAGCTGATCAAGTCTGATATCAATATCGACTTTCTGGGAAAACGAAAAATCGCAATGGTTTTTTCCGGCCTGCTGATCCTGGCCAGTATCATCGGCCTGGTCATCCATAAAGGTCCTAATTACGGCATTGATTTTGCCGGCGGCGCATTGGTCCAGGTCAAGTTCAACCAGGACGTTTCCATCGGACAGGTGCGGGACAGCCTGGCCGGATTGAATCTCAAAGATTTGTCTGTTCAGGATTTCGGTGAAGGCGATACCCATGAGTTTTTGATCCGGACAGCCAATACCGGTTCTGAAGGCACTGGGCTGGCCCAGGCGGTTTCAGCCGCCATTGAAAAAGGAACCGGAATCGCGCCTGAAATCCGGCGCATGGAAATGGTCGGTCCTCAAGTGGGAGATGACCTGAAAAAACAGGCCCTTCTGGCCATTTTTTATTCTTTGCTGTTCATTACCATCTATATTTCCGGTCGGTTTGAACTCAAATGGATTCTGTCCGGTGTCACTGCCGGGGCCATGATGGCCGCGGTTTATTTTTTGTCTGTGTTCAATGTCAGTATGCCGATATTGATCACCGGAGCCCTGGTGGTGTCTTTAGCCCTTTTCTGGCGGCTTCGGCTCAAATATGCCATGGGCGCCATGATTGCCCTGATTCATGATGTGTTTATCACGGTCGGCATTTTCTGCATATTTGACATGGATTTTTCCTTGCCGATTATTGCGGCTTTGTTGACCATTATCGGGTACTCCCTGAACGATACCATCATCGTGTTTGACAGAATCCGAGAAAATATTAAAGGAGAATCCGATAAAACCGGATTGCCGGCCCTTTTCAACCAGAGCATCAACCAGACTTTGTCCCGGACCCTTTTAACGTCTGTCACCACCTTGATTGTCCTGCTGGCATTGTTTTTTCTGGGTGGTGAAATCATTCACAATTTTGCCTTTGCCATGATCGTGGGCGTGGTGATCGGGACCTATTCATCCATTTTTGTGGCAACACCCATTGTTCTTTTTGCATCTTTAAAACGGATAAATGGATGA